Sequence from the Clostridium saccharobutylicum DSM 13864 genome:
GTATATTAATTGTTCCATTATTAACTGTTAAATTACTATAATCTTCGACACCTTCTGTTTCATAAATTAATGCACCAATCTTATTATAAGAAACATAAGTTTTCTTAAAAGCTACACTTTTGAAATAATCCACTAGTTGGTTTTCAATATTTGTTTTTACGTTATCTATTAAATAGCCATCTGATAACACAATAGCTGCATTTACATTAATAGCTTTTTCAGTTGCACTCACAACATATGGAGTACAACCTATTGGTCTATTTTCTTCTATATGAGTTAATACATTACTAACTAATGTTGAATCAGCACCTAGTTTATTTGAATTTACAATTACTACTTTTACACATCCATTCTGATGCTCTCCAGCTAAATTAGTTTCAGAAAATATTTTAACATCTCCAACACCTACAACTTCTAATGCCCAGTTTTTGTAATGATTTTCATTTCCACTTGTTGCAGGAGTCTGAATTTTAACGATATATCTATTACATAAATCTTCATTGCTCTCTACATCATAACCATTTTCAAAGGCTTCCTCATTGGTGATACTAGTAATATTAATTAGCCGAATAGGTAAATATGTAATAGTGTTAGCTATTTTGTTATAAGCGCTACCTATATATTCAGCAGCTACTTTAACTTTTATAGAAGTTGTACCATTCGCTATAACTGCATTATCCATAGTAAAATACCTTAATCCAGTTTGTGTTTGGACTATTGTATTAGCTAAAATAGTTGCACCTGCCTGTCCAATAAATGTTATATAACCTGTTGCCTTATCTCCACTTTTTCTATAAATTCCAAATTCTTCACATCTTTTTTCTAACCATTCAGAATAACCATTTTCTAATGCACTTTTAGCAAATACTTTCTTGAAAATTTCATCAAGCTGTAATTTAGTATTTGCTAATTCAACACTTACTGGTGCTTGTGAATTATGTATATCACTACCTTCTATTGTACTTACATTAGTTATACCCGATTTCATTCTATTTAAAATCGTTTCGCTACTTTCAAAATAAGTATCAGTATCAGACATCTACATTTACCTCCTGTTCAATAGAACCATATATAGTTGTTAAATATATAGTTCCTGTTAATTTTGCATCATCAAATTCAATATTTACAGTATCAATAGATTTAATATATGGATTTACTAATAAACACTGTTCTATAAGTGCTTTTAATTCTATATTTACAATATCACTATCGTAATTTTGACTAATTAATGTTTCAAATTCATTGCCATAATAAAGCGAATAAGCTAAATATCTAAACCGAGGAGTTTTTAAAGCTTTATATATCCAAACTTTAAGAGCTTCATCTTCTTCGATTATTACAAGTTCTGCATCCTGTATAATATAATCATCATTATCAAAGTCCCAAGCATAATCACGATATATTGGTAAATCTGTAGTAGTTATAGTTGAATCTATCGCACTACTAGAACTGTCTGATGGTAAAATACTCATCTACACCACCCCAAACACAATATATTTTTGTCCATTTTCTATAGGATAAAGAAATACAACATCATTAATATCTAATACTGGTTCATGTACAATAGTTGCACTTTTTGTTCCTGTATCATCTTTAATTATTACTGTTTCTGTATATCCTAATAATCTTTTGTCCATATCTAAATTATTTTCAAATAAAGGTAATTCTCCAACTACTATTTGCATTGGATTTACAGATTTAACTGTTCCTTTTTGAATCATAGGAGGATTATATTTACTACCTTCATCTCTAACAATTTTTATAAATTCAGATTTACTATTTTGTTTCATATACAATTCCCCTTTTAATTCAATTTGTAAGCTGTTACTGTTTGTCTCCCTAAATTGTTAGCCTTAGTTACAGAATCTCCCCCAACACCTACATAAATATCTAACCTATTAGCAGAATCAAAATCTGTTCCTCCATGATCTTCAACCGTAAAGACTCCATCATCTAAACCGTCAATACCAGTTATATAAAATTGAGTCCCGAATGAATAAACATTACTTGCACACATACCATATTGCAATGTCTTACCACTAGCAGACTCATTTCCACCTTCACTTGCTGCTCCTGTATAAAAACTTAAATTCATTTGCATCTGAGTAGCGTTGCTTAAATCTACATCTCCACTAGAACTTGAACTATCACTACTGTCTGTTACAATTCTTCTGCCTGCATAGAATCCATACATATCAATTATGCAAACACTTTCTCCTGTATGTGGCGAATGTATAACTTGTCCATTTCCAACATAAATTTGAACATGACCTGTACCTGGGAATACTAAATCTCCTGGTTGTAATTCATCTTGACTTACACTAGAACCACAATCAATTTGTTCATAAGTTGTACGTGGTAGATTGTATCCAAAGTGATTAAATACATATTGTACAAATCCAGAACAATCAAAGCCATCAGGTGTAGTTCCGCCCCATACATAAGGTGTTCCTATAAATGTTTTAGCGTATTCAACAATAGCATTTACATCTGATCTACTATTACTTGAACTATTATTAGAACTTTCTTGATATTCTTTTTCATCCATTACTTTTTCTAAATTTAATGTTAATTCACTTGTATAAGTACCTGTGCCAATATCCCAAGTGTGGCAATCTTCAGTAATATATAAAACCGTATTGGAAACTTTATTAATCCAAGGAATTTGAACTGTTACACCTTTACCTGTAAAATAATCATCATAATTACCTAGAACCTTACATTTAATTGTTATATCTAAATTATGTAACATTTGATTAGCGACTGTTTTATAATCTTTTCCGTCTTCCTGAACATAATTCTTTTGTATAATTCCATATCTATTTTGAACACTAGAATCTGAGTTAACAGTATCAATTTTATTATTATTGTTATCATATACTTCAACTCTATTAACCATATTTGCCATAGTCTCTGTATACTCAAAACTTATTAAATTTCCATCTGCATAACTTAATCCTTGAGTACAAGGTTTAATTATAGTATTTGCAATTTTACCTCCAAATTGAGTAACCATAACTTTATCGCCACTCATCCATAAATAAAACTTTTCTCCTGTTTGCTTTTTAACTTGCGTATACATTTCCATTATTGCATCGTAAGGTGATTGCTTTGCTATTAAATGATTTATAGCTATACCTGTAGGATATATATAATCACTACTAACCCCTACTTTATCTAATATAGATTGAGTTGCATCTTCGGCTGTTGTACCATTGAAATTAAATGTAACTTCATCTTGTTTCAAATACCATGCAAAATCAAAAGCAGTAAATGTCAATGTATCATCTGTTTTTAAAGTATCTTCTATCAACTTTCCCCTAAATATTTCTTCATCATCTAAAGTAACCCAAACTAAAGTTCCAGCACTTAAATCTGTTCTTGAAATATTAGTATTAAACACACCATAACCCATTGTTATATCCAATTCTCTACACACATTTGTCAATGATCCACTTATCTTTATACTTTCACATAGATTTGTTATTTCTACTGTGTTTCCATAATAAATACAAAATACTTTTATCATATTTTTAGAACCTGTCCTACAGAAATATCATTAACATTTTCCAAATTATTTTTTGAAATTAAGTTTGTGTATTTACTAGAATCTCCATATACCTTTTTAGCAATATTAACCAAAGTGTCACCATCTTTAACAGTGTAAGAAGTTGTATAAGCTTGTGCTAAGTTACTATATCCACTAGGTTGTGCTAAATTAGATACCGTATAAGGTGTTGCTAAGTTATGATATCCACTAGGTGTTGCCATTTGGTCAACTCCTGTATAATAAGTTTCAGTACTTGAATTGGTAGTAAGTTTTATTTCTTTGTGTTCTTTAAAAGTAATAGTAAAATAAACATCTCCGCTTCCATCTTCTTCACTATATTCAATATCATCTACAGTACACTGAATATTCACATTTGTTTTAGTTATCACATAAGTACAAACAATATTATTGTCTTTAAGTTTTTCAATCAAGTCACAATAATCAAAGGGGTTTGATTTTGGGGTACAAGTACAAATATTATATTTTTTTGAGGGGAATATAGATGATATAGTCCATGATTTTAATGTTGGTGTACCACCATCACTTATTTCACCGAACCCAAGCAAATTAATACTTGCACTATTTTTACTACTTTTTATTTTGTAGGATGAAGGAGAAATTGGTAATTGTATTGTTTCTATATCATTTTTGATATAATGTATTTTAATATTAATCACATCCTCCAAAAATTAATAAATAAAAAGCCTATAGGTATTAATCTATAAGCTTATGCCATCTTTAGTTGCTCTCTTTTTATAGCAGAAACGAATTTATCTATAAAGTTATCCATATCAACTTCTTTAGAAAATACAGAACCTTCCATGTGAACATGGATATCTCTAGTATTATTACTAGAACTATTTGCAATTTTATCCAATAAAGCTTCAGAGCCTTGATGATTTATAATTTGTGTTCCAGATGGAAGATTCATTAATTCATAGCCACGTTCTCCTGTTTTAGTCCATCCACCTCGGTAGTTAGATGTTCCAGTATAGTTTTCTCCAACAGTTTCAGTTTGTTCTCCACTGTCATCTTTTCCACCAAATACTTTTTTTGTTATATTAACAACAGCTTTAATCGGTGTATTTAATAAATCAACAAGCCCCTTCCACAATCCTTTAATAATATCAATTGCTCCACTTACTACTTCTTTTATACCATCCCATACTTTAGACCAATTACCTGTCACAATGCCTTGTATAATATCCATTACTCCACCTAAAACATCAACTATACCACCCAAAATAGTACCTATATCTTGTACAACATTTCCTATTGTAGTTGCTAAAGTCTCAAAAATCGCTCCCAAAGTAGCTACCCCTGTTTGGAAAATAGCATTTAAAACAAACATTATTAAAGATACTGCTTCTTTATTCTCATCAAGTTTTGCTTTAAACTCATCAATTTTAGCTTTTATACCTGCTATAACTTCAGCTACTTTAGCTTTAACACTATTAAAAGCATTTGTTACTACAGTTCTAAATGCTTCAGATTTATTCCAAGCCAAAACAAAAGCACCTGTTAATAATGCTATAGCACCAACAGCCAGTCCAATTGGATTACTTATAAGTGCAAGACATTCTCCAAGTGTTCCTGCCCCACCTACAAAAGCTTGAAATGCAAAAATAACTGTTTTAATTACTCCTACAACTTTAGATAATCCGTTAAATATTGTTATAACTTTAGTAATACCATTAAATGCAACAAATGCACTTGCCACTCCTACAACTACTGGCATTATTGTACTAAAATTATCTTTAACAAATGTAATAGCTTTTCCAAGTGTATCAAAAGCATTACCAATGGCATCACATGCACGTTCTGCTCCACCATCATCTCCCCAAGCTTGTATTTTATCAGCTACGGTTTGAACTACACCTTTTAATCTATCTAAAGCACCACCAGCTTTTACAGTTCCATCATCAGTAACACCTGCAATTGTAGCAAGTGTAGTTGAAAAGTTACCTTTTAAAGTAGATAAAGTACCAGACAAAGTTTTAGATTGTAATTCCATACCACCTTTAAATTTGCTTTCCATTAAAGATAATAAAGCTGTATTAAATGCTGTTTGGTCAGTAATTTGTCCTTTATTATTTACAATCTGTTTACCTTGCATAGTTTTATTAGCTTGATCAACAATCATATTTTTAGTTATACCAAATTCTTTAAGTCTTTCAAGCTCTCCAGTCTGAGCATCTGCAATAGCTTCAACTGCTTGATTCAATGGCTTTCCCATTACCCCTGCCATATCACCAATTTGTGTCATCATCTCATTACTTGCATCAAGTCCATAAGACTTTAATTTAACAAAAGCTTCAACTGTTTCTTTGGTATCAAAGGGTGTCGAGTTTGCGAACACAACTGCATCATGAAACTTTTGCCCTGCTAATGTTGAATCCTTCATTACTACATTTAAAGTATTTCTTAAATTCTCATAATCACTAGCTTCGCTTATTGCTGATTTAACAATACCTACTGCCCCTTTTATACTTAAATATCCTGCGGCTAAACCTGCAAGTTTGCTTGTCAATCCACTTATACCACCAGTTTCATTAGCAGAATTACTAAAACTTCTGACTCCACTACTAGCATTTTCAGCATCAGATCTAGCTTGACGTATTTTATCCCTAAAGCTATTCAAAGGATTAGTAAACATATCTCTAACCCTTATAATAGCTTCCATATTATAATTACTCATATTTCACCCCCAATCTAAAAGAAAGACTATTCTTCCTCATTAGACGGAGGCTTATTTAGTCTTTCTGCTTCAATTTCAACAAATGCCCTTGCTATATTTTTTTCATATTGTGACCAACTAGACATTTCTTCAAATGTATGACCTTTAGCAAAACATACGCAATATAAAGCCATGTCATTGTCGGTCAAAATTAGTTTTTTATGTGTTGTACCACCGATACTCCACCTTTTGCTAAGTCACTAAGGTTTAATATTTCTGTAGCAATTCCACCACGTTCCTTAACTGAAGGGAATACTGCTTTTACAGTTTCATTTATAATTTGTGATGGTTCACATGTAATACCTAAAGTTTCTTGAGTTTTTTCATCTTTTAACTTAGGATCAACTACACATTCATAAACAATACGATTTATCATTCCCATTTCATCATCTTTGTATTTTTCATTCAAATATGAGAATAATTCATCATCTAGCTTTTTAACTAAAATATACATGTCATAAGAACCTATATTTAATTCCTGTGTTTTCTTAGCATCTTTTTCTCGTGCCTGTTTTTTAGCCACAACATCAGCTAAAGTTAATCTTTTTTGTTGTTCTTTATTCATTTATAATCCTCCTTATATTAAGATATTAAGCTACCTTAACCCCTTCACTATCTAATATTTCTTTTAATACATTTAAACTCATTGGATTTGCTTTATAGCTAAATTCTTTTTCTACCATTTTACCGATTTCCCAATCTGCAACAATTAGGTTTTCCAAAAATGCTTCGCCAATATAAATTTGTTCAATTTGCCCTTTATATTGTTCGGGATCTTGTAAAGATGAAGTAATTTTGAAAGTTGGTGTAATACCTTTTTTCATCATGTTTACACAATCACGTAACCCCATGCTATCCACATAAGAAACTTTGAATTTTCCCTCTAATGATACTTTCTTTAATTTAAAACCTGTTTCCCAGCCACCGTTGCATGGTAATTCTTCTAAGTCTAGCTTTAATTCTGCATTAAAGGACTGAACCATAAAAACTTCAACACCATTTAGATATAAATGCCCGAATTGACCATTACACACATTTTTAATTTTTTTTGACATCTAATCACTCTCTCTTTCTATAAAATTTTGCATAAAAATAGCTAGTTCAAATAAAATAAACTAACTATTAAAAGAACATTGAAAGTTCTAAATCTTCCATTGTATCTTGTAGTGTAATTTGTCCTGTTAAAAATAATTTAGCACCTGTGTCTTGCTTTAATACTTCTTCATCTTCCATATCAGTAGTATCTACTTTTAATTCACTTTCAAGGTAATCTCTAGTTGCTTCAACGTCTAATTCAACATAGTTATCAGCATCTTTATTTAAAACACCTTCTTTTCCTAAGTTTCTAAGATACTCATTTGCTTCTGCAACGAATAACATTTTATCAGCATAATCATTAATTACTTTCCCAGTATAATTATCTCTAAATGTTGTATAAATATCTCCACTTACTAAATCCATACCTTCAGTAATTTTAATTTTCTTCATACACTCTTTTTTACCAAGTGTTATTGTTTTAAGACTATTTACGCCACGACTCAATTTATATTTTTCACCATCAAATGTAATAAATAATTCCCCATTATCAACACAAGTATTTTCATCAACCTTATCTTTAACTCCTGTAACATCACTTAACACATAATATGTAGCACTTTGAGTCTGTGGAATACCTGCTAAAATAACAGCAACTCTAATAGTAAATCTTTGTGTTGTCATAGCAATGCCATTTACTTTAATTTCTTCGGCAGTAAAATTAATTACCCCTTCATAGTCTGCTGCAAAGTTAGCTGTTACTACACTTAATTTCATATTATTTTCTCTTCTATTTTCTATAAAAGTTTTAATTGCTTCTTCATCTGCTGTTACATCATATCCAAATGCTAAATAATTAATACTCACTTTAGCTAAAGAAGTTAAAGCATCAGATGTAGTTCCTGCTGTTGCAATAGCACAAACCACCAATGTATTAACCCCTAAATCAAAACAATCTTTTATTATTGCTTTGTTATCATCAGAATAACTTTGTGTTACATTTTTATATCTTTTATATTTATAAATCCCACTTACTGTTGCATCTTTTAGAACTATACACGCTACACCCCTAGCACTTCTTGCTTTTGCTGTACTTGCTTTTTCAGTAAATGAAATTATAACTTCTGGCATACCCACTCATATCACACACCTTTCTATATTTTAAAAATTAATTCTCCCATTAAATCTTTGTCTTCATCTTCAATAACAATATAAGTTCTACTATCATCATTAAAATCTAAACCAAAGCTACAATTTAATAAGTCATTTGTTTCATTAAATGTAAGATTACTTATAAGTAAGTGCCTGTCCAATACATCTAAAGTTAAATTAAATATTCCTTCTAGTGAATCACTAATATCTAAATTCTCTTCATGTTTAATAGTTGCATTTACATATGTAATAGTTACATTTACA
This genomic interval carries:
- a CDS encoding baseplate J/gp47 family protein, with protein sequence MSDTDTYFESSETILNRMKSGITNVSTIEGSDIHNSQAPVSVELANTKLQLDEIFKKVFAKSALENGYSEWLEKRCEEFGIYRKSGDKATGYITFIGQAGATILANTIVQTQTGLRYFTMDNAVIANGTTSIKVKVAAEYIGSAYNKIANTITYLPIRLINITSITNEEAFENGYDVESNEDLCNRYIVKIQTPATSGNENHYKNWALEVVGVGDVKIFSETNLAGEHQNGCVKVVIVNSNKLGADSTLVSNVLTHIEENRPIGCTPYVVSATEKAINVNAAIVLSDGYLIDNVKTNIENQLVDYFKSVAFKKTYVSYNKIGALIYETEGVEDYSNLTVNNGTINIPLGDIEIPVIGSVVAA
- a CDS encoding DUF2634 domain-containing protein, giving the protein MSILPSDSSSSAIDSTITTTDLPIYRDYAWDFDNDDYIIQDAELVIIEEDEALKVWIYKALKTPRFRYLAYSLYYGNEFETLISQNYDSDIVNIELKALIEQCLLVNPYIKSIDTVNIEFDDAKLTGTIYLTTIYGSIEQEVNVDV
- a CDS encoding DUF2577 domain-containing protein, whose product is MKQNSKSEFIKIVRDEGSKYNPPMIQKGTVKSVNPMQIVVGELPLFENNLDMDKRLLGYTETVIIKDDTGTKSATIVHEPVLDINDVVFLYPIENGQKYIVFGVV
- a CDS encoding XkdQ/YqbQ family protein; this translates as MIKVFCIYYGNTVEITNLCESIKISGSLTNVCRELDITMGYGVFNTNISRTDLSAGTLVWVTLDDEEIFRGKLIEDTLKTDDTLTFTAFDFAWYLKQDEVTFNFNGTTAEDATQSILDKVGVSSDYIYPTGIAINHLIAKQSPYDAIMEMYTQVKKQTGEKFYLWMSGDKVMVTQFGGKIANTIIKPCTQGLSYADGNLISFEYTETMANMVNRVEVYDNNNNKIDTVNSDSSVQNRYGIIQKNYVQEDGKDYKTVANQMLHNLDITIKCKVLGNYDDYFTGKGVTVQIPWINKVSNTVLYITEDCHTWDIGTGTYTSELTLNLEKVMDEKEYQESSNNSSSNSRSDVNAIVEYAKTFIGTPYVWGGTTPDGFDCSGFVQYVFNHFGYNLPRTTYEQIDCGSSVSQDELQPGDLVFPGTGHVQIYVGNGQVIHSPHTGESVCIIDMYGFYAGRRIVTDSSDSSSSSGDVDLSNATQMQMNLSFYTGAASEGGNESASGKTLQYGMCASNVYSFGTQFYITGIDGLDDGVFTVEDHGGTDFDSANRLDIYVGVGGDSVTKANNLGRQTVTAYKLN
- a CDS encoding LysM peptidoglycan-binding domain-containing protein codes for the protein MINIKIHYIKNDIETIQLPISPSSYKIKSSKNSASINLLGFGEISDGGTPTLKSWTISSIFPSKKYNICTCTPKSNPFDYCDLIEKLKDNNIVCTYVITKTNVNIQCTVDDIEYSEEDGSGDVYFTITFKEHKEIKLTTNSSTETYYTGVDQMATPSGYHNLATPYTVSNLAQPSGYSNLAQAYTTSYTVKDGDTLVNIAKKVYGDSSKYTNLISKNNLENVNDISVGQVLKI
- a CDS encoding phage tail tube protein; translated protein: MSKKIKNVCNGQFGHLYLNGVEVFMVQSFNAELKLDLEELPCNGGWETGFKLKKVSLEGKFKVSYVDSMGLRDCVNMMKKGITPTFKITSSLQDPEQYKGQIEQIYIGEAFLENLIVADWEIGKMVEKEFSYKANPMSLNVLKEILDSEGVKVA
- a CDS encoding phage tail sheath subtilisin-like domain-containing protein, which produces MPEVIISFTEKASTAKARSARGVACIVLKDATVSGIYKYKRYKNVTQSYSDDNKAIIKDCFDLGVNTLVVCAIATAGTTSDALTSLAKVSINYLAFGYDVTADEEAIKTFIENRRENNMKLSVVTANFAADYEGVINFTAEEIKVNGIAMTTQRFTIRVAVILAGIPQTQSATYYVLSDVTGVKDKVDENTCVDNGELFITFDGEKYKLSRGVNSLKTITLGKKECMKKIKITEGMDLVSGDIYTTFRDNYTGKVINDYADKMLFVAEANEYLRNLGKEGVLNKDADNYVELDVEATRDYLESELKVDTTDMEDEEVLKQDTGAKLFLTGQITLQDTMEDLELSMFF
- a CDS encoding phage tail terminator family protein is translated as MKLSDIQKSITKLLKSNFPDYKIVVDNNNKKDIEKPTFFVQVRPVKSYNYKVYKERLVNVTITYVNATIKHEENLDISDSLEGIFNLTLDVLDRHLLISNLTFNETNDLLNCSFGLDFNDDSRTYIVIEDEDKDLMGELIFKI